The genomic stretch TTTTGATGTCTCCTGACCTTCTCCATCCTCGGAGATGGTGTAAAAGGGGAGGTCACCAAGACACTGTTTAATGGTTGCAATTCCACTCTCAACCTCCGAAAGAGACAAACAATACTCCCCAATTATCCACAGAGCACAAGAACAAACCCGCGCAGCACGGATTTGATAGAAAGTGTCCAAAAGCCTAGTGATTATAGAAACACGCAATTTCGGGTTAGTCTCAATAATCTCCCTTACAAAAACAACCACATCCATAGCAGAAGCAACATTGGTATCCCCCAAGAAATCCATCAACAGATGCACAACAGTGCTAGCCACCTCCGGAAACTTAATAGCACAAGTATGAATAGCCTGCACTAACATCTGCCTATACTCTCCATTCTTCTCTTGCTCCCCATTCTGTGTTTTAACAACTTCTTTCTTAAGCATCATAACAACCTGATCAATGTTCTTAGGAGTTATAAGCTCAAGAGCAATATCAATAGTCTTCCTCCTAATATCATGATTAGGTGTCACAAGCGCCCTAAGCACATCCATAACCATATCAACCATAATTTCCCTATTTGAACTCTTAAGCTCATTAAGACGATCAAGCACAATAAGTTTCACATTGTTATCACTCTGAGAAAGCAATAACTGACAATAAGTACTAGCAGCAGCTTTAATTGCAGTAGGTGCAGAACTAAGTGAAACAAGTGTACCAGCACATTCATAAACAACAGCAGTAGAATTTGCACTCAACAAAGATATAATAATCTTAATATATTTCCCCTTTTCACCCTTATTATTCCTACAAACTTTCTTAATCAATTCCAAAACAATCATCTGAAGCTGTTCGCCCCAATCAATAATCCTATCTATATTTGAAAATAGATAATTGACAGCACGATCCTGAGAACAAGAAAACAGCATAAGAAAAGCATTACGCTTACTGGATGGATCCTGTTCAGATGCGAGAAACTTCTCAACGATCTCCGGCGCACTGTCAAGTAACTGCTCCCCCTGAGGAAGTTTGTAAACAGACATAACAGCAAGAACAGCATTCCGACGAACAAAAGGATGACGGTGCTCGAGATTTGACAGAATCGAAGGGATCAACGGTTCAACGATCTCGGATTCATTGATACGGCAAAGGAACCGAAGAGTAACACCGCGAATGAATTCGTTAGGGGATTGAAGATTGTTACGGAGATTTTGACAAATGAGGATCATCTCAGGGAGAACTTTACCGCGCGAATCGGTTTTGTCGGTGATTTCAAGATACAGAAGGAGGAGTTTCTGAACGGTGTGATCATCGCATGTGAGAACGTAACGGATAACGGTGATGAAGAGCTGAGGAATGGTTTCGCCGTTGAGGAGAAGCATGATTGCTTTCTTGAGTGCTTCGATCTTTGATGTGACGTCGTTTCCTTCAAGAGCTTCTTTGATCTCGGTTGCTAGCGCCGGTGTGCCTTTGTCGAAATGCACTACCAGACTGCATGATTTCTCCATTGTTAGGGCTTCAGATCTGATCCGAACTCACGCAAATTGGAATTGCAGAAAACTATAGAGAAAGTGGGTGAATTGTTGGGAGAGAGATAGAGAGTTTCAGATGCAGATCTCAGTGTGGAGTATGCAGATGGAAGAAACAAATGATTTCAGATTTAAGACACTCATCGAAATCGGATCGCTATTTTCTTCTACTTTTTTTCTTCCTATTTTAAATTGGGCTTTTTTGTGGAAGCCCAGTGTTATTTTAGTTTGGGTTACTCTAAAGCATTTAACTTACATCTTCAACTTGAACCTGGCACCCCATTATTTCGTATAAATAGATAACAATGCTCTTGtcaaaaaaaattattcattTTTAAAATTTACAATTATTTTGATTTTTCTGGGACGATACCAGAATTTTTTTTCTTATATCGGAAATTTCAAAATCAGTATGTTTTTTTTATCGTAAGTTACAAAATTTCCGTAATTTTATATCGAAAATTTAAAAAATTTTGATATTAATGAAAATATTTTAATcggaaatttcaaaaaaaattggTACAAAATCACCTAAAAATTCCCGAAAATTTCAGAATTTCTGTTAGTTATAAAAACTTTGTTTTTTATCTGAAATTTCAGAATTTTCGATAGTTATAAAAACTTTGTTTTTTACCGAAAATTTCAGAATTTCCGGTAGTTAGTAATTTTTAACCTTCTTTTGTAGTGAAATAAAGAGGCAAGGACGGTACTATTGCAGGTAGAGCGACAGATAGAGCGGCTGGTCAGGATAGGGCTGTTAAGGCTAAGTCTTTCCATATACGGGTTGGACGAGTGGTTTCAACCGGTTTACACCAGAAACAGTTGGTTGAGCAGGGTCAGTTCCGCACACCTCGTAGCACTTTGACTTTTGTTATCGCATTTACGTATATGGAGTCCAAGCAGATAGAGAATTTTTGTTGGGTGTTGGATAAGCTTAAACAATTGTTTGTGTAGAAATATTTGTGTCCACGgatgattttgacagatagagtttttgctttgatgaaagcaattgaaattATGTTTCCAAAGTCGATTAATTTTCTATGTCGATTTCACATAAACAAAAATATTGGTGCAAAATGCAAGCAAAATATGGTTAATGACATGCAAAAGACGATCGAtacattatggatggaagttgtaTGGGGCAGTGATGAGGATGAGGATGATCAACGGTTGCAACAACTTGAGTAGGCATGTGTTGATTGTAATgaatttattaattatgtgaaagatACATGGCTGACTCCACATAGACAGAGATTTGTTGGATAATGGATTAATCAAGTGTTACATTTGGGTAACACCGCGACTAATCGGTAtgtatttttttgtattttttactatgtatttttttatatttttaatatgtattatttttagtattttaaatATGTATTTTTGTAGTATTTTTAATATGTATTATTTTTAGGGTTGAgtctgctcattggaagttaaaaCAGATGTTAGGGAACAATATAAGTGACATAGTCAAATGTTGGAAGGCTATGAATAACAACTTGAAGTTACAATTGggaaacattagagcttcttttcaaaaaaaaattatgaagTTGAGCATGCTCACATAACTCCATTTTATGGTAATCTGTATGGTTCAATATCTCGAGTTGCTTTAAGGTGCattgctgaagagttattgagagttgatttTGTTGGAAATAACATGCAAAAttgtggttgtactcttagaacatcttataAGTTAgcttgtgcttgtgagttaggaagatacacATTTGGTGGTATACTGATACCAATGGATGTTGTTCATGTTAATTAGAGGAAACTAAGTATGGAAGTAGAGTCAGAGGTAGGTGTAGATGATGGATTAGAGGTGGATATGAGTAGTGCAATAGATTAATTATGGAAAAGGTTTAGGTCACTAGATGTTGTTGGGAAAAGAGCATTAAAAAGTAGGGCTTATGAACTTTCATATCCGATGACTTCTCGGTAGGTGTACCGATAGTGTCGCAGTAATAAAAAGATTGAATCCACATGGATTGCTTTTTAACAAGATAAAATGTGTATAATGTATAGAAAATAGTAAGGGGGTTCAAGTTTGCAATGCGAAAAGTAAATGAGAGTTTAAACAGAATTACGAAAGCGATCAGGTTATGTTTAGAATCCCATATTTCTCTATGGTTGATGTTTGATACCTTATATGAATGATTTTATCACTATAACCCCACTGCAAATTAACAAAGCCGCTATAACTTATCCCTCGTGAAATAACTCATTAATCACTACTTGGAACTTCCTATCCCTAGTCTACCAGCATAGGTATGATTAGACGATCTCCATAATATTTATTCCATATGCCACTACTCAGGATCTCTTAttcctattcaaccagcgtaagtacaacaatttccctaggtccaacacatagactaatggtcaatATTCTCTATGTGCCCAAAATAACTTTAAAAcagtatctcacataaaaagcattaagaacaataAGTAATCGCCTAAGATTATAGATCAAAAGAGCTTAGAATGGATCAGACGCGTCCGAAAAATCCCAGAAAAAGGAGCCATTGTGCGAGTCATGACTTGCATCGTGTGCGATGCAACCTTTATGTCATTATCACGTGCGCGATGCTGCACGTGATTTTTCCCGTGGCTGCGCTCTTTTGCTCCCTTTTTCACCTAATTTTTCACTAAGTCTAATTCTTCGACTAAATTCATGTAATGACGGACTATCATCACAAATCCAACATTTAATCGTTGTTTATCCTCAAGTAACTCCCCTGCTACTGCACATTTCAAAAGAAAATAAGACGCACAATAAAAATCAAACATTAccaaattaatttttttttaccTGACCATCGTTCTAGCTTCCAACTTCTATCCGACAAATTTGGAAAACATCCTTAAACATTGACGAGTACTCAACCTGTCTCTCAGCTCACTTTGACTCACTCAATGGATAGGGTTATCTATCAATCAACATCCAAAATAAATTATGTTTAGCTTGATCTTCTTCTAATATAGTTCGTCACATAAATCATAGCACACGCATTAtaggtctttttaggttgtaacttggcttatgttTGGGTGGGATATTTTTAGGAAAGTAGGTTTACACCTTTTGAGTTAGGTGTCTAGTTCTCCTTTTATCATCATACCCCTTTGTTCCTTCTTGACGGTACTAGAGATCTTTGGTCCTTCTTATACTTAcattatttttcttttctcttttttaCAAAAGAAGTTTCTTTTTCCACTTCTTATTTCCTCGTAATTTTTGAAAATCTTGGCCAAgtttctctagtaccccaaccccaaacttaaaactttgcTTAGTTCCAAGAGCAACCTCAAACTTAATCTCTTTCATACACTTTCAAAACTATATTTCTACCTAACTTTAAAGAGATGATGGAAAGAAAATATTTTTCAAGTCATATGGCTAAGAATTTTAGGCTACGTCACCGAAAGAAAGGCTAAGCTCAAAGAGGTTAGCAATGGATATACCTATTAATACATGGTGGTTTAAAAAGGCTAAAAGTTATAAATAAAAAACTGCTTCAGTGTGTGTCAGTCAAACCAAATGAACTTAATCAGAAATAGATCAAACCAGAtaaaatagtaatgcatgaattcactcaaaaagaaagaaaaatgaaCAATGGAATTTATTTGGATGAAACCTTACTAGTTGAGGCATTTGTAGGTTGAGTACAAGTCCtttgattcttttctcatcttttGCCTTCAAGTTGCAAGTTTCTATTATGATGAtcaagtttcttttggatcatttgttcaatgctaaagtgctaaacttgcaaatctggaaagaaaaaaaatcaacTACAAATTTGTTCATTAAAACATCATAAATAGTCATGGAATGGGCATGCTTGAGTAACTAATTCCTATCTTGGAAGGTCTTGAATAATATAATGTAAATTCTGCAAAACAAGCAAAATTGGTTAGAATTGATGGTTGCCTCCTATCCAACGCTTCTTTTTTGTCATTAGCTTGATGTATGAAATCACATGTTCGACAATATTAGGGCGTCTTTTTCATTTGGAATCTCCCCTCCATAATAATGCTTTAGCCGTTGTCCATCCACTTAAAATCTCCTCATGTCACCAGGATTTTGAATTTCAATAGCACCGCTATGACAAACTTCGAGAACCACAATTGTTCCTGACCACTTTGACTTCAACTTTCTTGGAAATAATCTCAATGTGAATTAAATAGTAGTACTTGTTGGCCTACTTGAAAATTCCACCTTACGAGCTTCTTATCATGATATATTTTGTTTTTTCCCTTAAAATTAACGCATTTTCATATGCCGACAATCGTATCTCCTCCAATTTATCCAATTTCAATAATCTTTTCCTCCTAGCCAACCTTTCGTCAAAATTTAGGAATTTCACTGCCCAATATGCTTTATGCTCCAATTAGACAGGAAGATGACATGTTTTCCCATACACCAGTTGATACAGTGAAAAACCCAAGTGCGTGTTTGAACACTGTTTTGTATGCCCATAGGGCATCATCCAATTTTTTTTTTACCAATCCTTTCGAGAGGCTGCCACAGTTTTCTCTAAGATTTGTTTTAGTTATCTATTCGATACTTAAACTTGAATGTAGGTCTAAGGATGATATGGTGTTGACGTCTTATGTTTAACATTATATTTTTTCAACAGTCTTTTCAAATACCTATTACAAAAATGTGTCACTCTGTCACTGATTAATACCATTGGTACACCAAACCTGGCAAaaatattatttttcaaaaaattagTAACAGTTCAGGCGATGGCAGGTGCATTAGAATTTCTTACCTTATTTGGGATAAGTGTTGTTTTATGATGAATCACCTCATGGTCAAGCACCCATCTCTAAACTAATACCCTTTCATGCATTGCCATGTGGAGTCTCATGCTCTGACAAATTTCATGCATTTCTTGGGCAGCCTCAG from Lathyrus oleraceus cultivar Zhongwan6 chromosome 7, CAAS_Psat_ZW6_1.0, whole genome shotgun sequence encodes the following:
- the LOC127107194 gene encoding coatomer subunit beta-1 — encoded protein: MEKSCSLVVHFDKGTPALATEIKEALEGNDVTSKIEALKKAIMLLLNGETIPQLFITVIRYVLTCDDHTVQKLLLLYLEITDKTDSRGKVLPEMILICQNLRNNLQSPNEFIRGVTLRFLCRINESEIVEPLIPSILSNLEHRHPFVRRNAVLAVMSVYKLPQGEQLLDSAPEIVEKFLASEQDPSSKRNAFLMLFSCSQDRAVNYLFSNIDRIIDWGEQLQMIVLELIKKVCRNNKGEKGKYIKIIISLLSANSTAVVYECAGTLVSLSSAPTAIKAAASTYCQLLLSQSDNNVKLIVLDRLNELKSSNREIMVDMVMDVLRALVTPNHDIRRKTIDIALELITPKNIDQVVMMLKKEVVKTQNGEQEKNGEYRQMLVQAIHTCAIKFPEVASTVVHLLMDFLGDTNVASAMDVVVFVREIIETNPKLRVSIITRLLDTFYQIRAARVCSCALWIIGEYCLSLSEVESGIATIKQCLGDLPFYTISEDGEGQETSKAVQQVNSTTVSSRRPAILADGTYATQSAALETAMSPPTLVQGSLSSIGNLRSLILSGDFFLGAVVACTLTKLVLRLEEVQTSKVEVNKATSQTLLITVSMLQLGQSSVLPHPIDNDSHDRIVLCMRLLCNTGDEIRKIWLQSCRQSFVKMLADKQRRETEEIKAKAQISNAQPDDLIDFYHLKSRKGMSQLELEDEVQDDLKRATGEFTKDADDANKLNRILQLTGFSDPVYAEAYVTVHHYDIVLDVTVINRTKETLQNLCLELATMGDLKLVERPQNYTLAPESSKQIKANIKVSSTETGVIFGNIVYETSSNVLERTVIVLNDIHIDIMDYIAPASCADVAFRTMWAEFEWENKVAVNTVLQDEREFLGHIIKSTNMKCLTPPSALEGECGFLAANLYAKSVFGEDALVNVSIEKQGDGKLSGYIRIRSKTQGIALSLGDKITLKQKGSA